The Bremerella cremea sequence GTGTCGAGTTCCAGTAGCCTATACGCTTTACGAAGTGCCTTGACTTCGTCGTTCGTGATCACTTCATCCGCGGCAGCGATCCCGACGAGGTACTCGCCGACGACCAAGCGATGTTCACGCGAAAGTCGCTTTGCCAAAGTCTTCCCAATTTTGTTGTCACCGGCCTGGGAGTGGAGCAGCAAGTATTGCAGGCATTCGAGTCGCTTCGAATCGAACTCCGAAAGGTTGAATTGACCTTCCAGATGGCTGGAGATGAACTGCAACTCCACATCGTCAACCGTACCGTCAGCTTCGGCAATGGTCGCTCCTAGACGCAAAAGTGCAGAAGCTGCCATATACTTGGCGGTATCCGACGTATCATTCTCACGAAAGAACAGGATGACTTTTTCGTCCCAGCGATAATTGGTCCCTGTCATCCGGGTATCTGGCTCCAGGGCTAACCCCATAGTGTCCGCCGTCTGAAGGATCTTAAGACACTGAGCCTTTGTCAAACGCTCCCGTTCGGGAATTCCCTTCACTTTAGCGAGCACTCCCACAGGAACGAGCGGGCGATACTCCTCGTCGACGTGTTCCTCCCAGGCTTGCATCCAAGCATCCATTTCGGGATGGTCGCCTTGACGCAACTCTGGTGGCAAGGCCTCGTAAGCTTCGGACGTAACTTCGCCACCGGCATTCTTTGCTGCCCGGCTAAAGGCTTTCAAGTGATCAATCGATTCGTTCCAAATCTCAATCAACACGCGGAACTGCGAAGATATCGCCAGTACGTCTGGCATTCTGGGCAATTCAACATGGTCGGAAGCACCATATCCCCGCATGAGTGAAGAACTAGCTGGCTGATACGCCACCCGTTTCTCGCGTTTGCTTGCATTGAGCGTAATGCCTTCGCCGTACTTTTCCCGGTAGCGTGTGTCGAAAAGTGAGCGGAATTCTTCGCGATGCCGGCGAACGATTACACTGGATGCTGAGCGTCCATCGTTCTCACAAACATGAAACGCCGCGTCGGCCGGAAGCGGCTTCTGAGCATTGAAGAGGATTGTTAAATAACGCTCAACGAGTTCGTCATTCCAGCGTGGCGTTGCACGAATCGCTTCGTTCAAGAGGGCGTCCGAGATGACTTCCGACTTACTGGCCAAGAGAAGTGATAACCAAAGCAACCCACATGCATACCTTCGAAACGAATTTGAGTATCCGTAGATCGGCAATAGCCGCATTACCTCTTTGGCTACGACTATTCGATCGGCTTGATCAACTAATACACGTCGTTCGAGGCCATAGAAATAGATGAAAACGAAGCCGAGTTCGACGCTGGGGTCGGATTTACCTGTAGCCAGCCAATCCAAGTACACAGACCGTTGGGCGGGGGTACAGTCGTAGTAACTGGGCCAATAAGGAAGCGAGCCTCGCACGAGAGATCCAGCACGAGCAACAATCAGCGTTGTATCAACTAGTGAGGCATCAAACTCCCCATGTTTGGCGATATCCGAAACGTATATCAACGGATCGCGAATAACACCGCGGCCAAAATTGACCTCCGTTCCAATCCCCAGAAAATTGCACCCCGATTTAAGATTATTGGGATTGGGGCGCGACTGCGAACCTTTTTTGGAGATCGAGTCCAGCCAGGAGTTTCGTCCTAGCGTCTGTGGCTTTTCTGGCCGCGATCTCGGCCGGGGCAGCGGAGTTTCCGA is a genomic window containing:
- a CDS encoding TerB N-terminal domain-containing protein, which codes for MSISPCPNCGTELEFEPRFVGKQIRCSYCNEIFTAPEPKLGEPDDNSTVIAVLAGVGALHVAAFLGLALWQGFGIALFWLIAALATEVSIWKWKSILRFIETIVHSIQKSNDELDELVVAVSDVKPQDQITSPPTNRTKSPRNRQTARSGRADDELVEVIPDNSRRSETPLPRPRSRPEKPQTLGRNSWLDSISKKGSQSRPNPNNLKSGCNFLGIGTEVNFGRGVIRDPLIYVSDIAKHGEFDASLVDTTLIVARAGSLVRGSLPYWPSYYDCTPAQRSVYLDWLATGKSDPSVELGFVFIYFYGLERRVLVDQADRIVVAKEVMRLLPIYGYSNSFRRYACGLLWLSLLLASKSEVISDALLNEAIRATPRWNDELVERYLTILFNAQKPLPADAAFHVCENDGRSASSVIVRRHREEFRSLFDTRYREKYGEGITLNASKREKRVAYQPASSSLMRGYGASDHVELPRMPDVLAISSQFRVLIEIWNESIDHLKAFSRAAKNAGGEVTSEAYEALPPELRQGDHPEMDAWMQAWEEHVDEEYRPLVPVGVLAKVKGIPERERLTKAQCLKILQTADTMGLALEPDTRMTGTNYRWDEKVILFFRENDTSDTAKYMAASALLRLGATIAEADGTVDDVELQFISSHLEGQFNLSEFDSKRLECLQYLLLHSQAGDNKIGKTLAKRLSREHRLVVGEYLVGIAAADEVITNDEVKALRKAYRLLELDTKDLDDLIAKHEASKATTATQPVSSDNELRLDHNEISRILSETRAVAGILEEAMSEVDEDEDQYPVPEPAPETRDESPAVEASVNSSEVIDIDARYRPFLIAALAKDEWQEGDLRQLASSHNLMLAGAIEAINEWSTDRFGDWIIEEGDPIQIRQDLLEEIN